From Erigeron canadensis isolate Cc75 chromosome 8, C_canadensis_v1, whole genome shotgun sequence, one genomic window encodes:
- the LOC122580666 gene encoding taxadiene 5-alpha hydroxylase-like, which produces MATYILTIVLLIILCIYKNSKRRTNKVIRLPSGDMGLPWIGETIEFYNAQRMNQLYENFFQPRINKYGNVFKTKLMGSPTVVVNGANANKFFMSNEFKLVVSSWPTSSVELMGKNSIMEKQGDSHRCLRGIITSTVNVSGLQAMVPKMCGSIQKHLERNWDDREEISLYRSTKMLTFTIVLECLFGIGIEPETLFGVFERVLEGVLSPPVNFPGTKFSRAKKARAEIEKILVAEVRSKREAMECGTDEEDNMLFSKLVAALIKGEITEDEVVDNVVLLVFAAHDTTSYAITMTFKMLANHPDCYSLLLKEHEGIASNKRPGEALTFEDVKKMEYTWQVARETMRLNPPIFGSFRKATNDIEFEGITIPRGWKVLWTTYGTHYDENYFPDPMSFNPSRFADPVQSYSYIPFGGGPRLCAGYQLAKLNILVLVHYVVTRYNWSLVYPDEPILMDPLPFPSKGMPIKISPK; this is translated from the exons ATGGCCACCTACATTCTTACTATTGTCTTATTAATCATACTCTGTATCTACAAAAACTCGAAAAGGCGAACCAACAAGGTGATCAGACTACCATCTGGGGACATGGGTCTTCCTTGGATCGGAGAAACGATCGAGTTCTACAATGCTCAACGCATGAATCAGCTGTATGAAAACTTTTTCCAACCCAGAATCAATAAATATGGCAATGTCTTCAAGACAAAATTGATGGGTTCGCCAACTGTGGTGGTGAATGGGGCGAACGCTAATAAGTTCTTTATGTCGAATGAGTTTAAATTGGTGGTAAGCTCGTGGCCGACTTCCTCGGTTGAATTGATGGGAAAGAATTCCATCATGGAGAAACAAGGAGACTCACATCGTTGCCTACGTGGCATCATTACTTCCACGGTCAACGTTTCAGGCCTCCAGGCTATGGTGCCTAAAATGTGCGGCTCCATTCAAAAACATTTGGAGAGAAACTGGGACGACCGTGAAGAAATCAGTCTATATAGGTCTACCAAAATGCTTACCTTCACTATTGTCCTTGAATGCTTGTTTGGGATTGGGATTGAGCCGGAGACGTTGTTTGGTGTTTTTGAGCGTGTTTTGGAAGGCGTTTTGTCTCCTCCGGTGAATTTCCCAGGGACTAAATTCTCGAGGGCAAAGAAAGCAAGAGCGGAGATAGAGAAGATATTGGTGGCTGAAGTCAGAAGCAAGAGGGAGGCCATGGAATGCGGGACAGATGAAGAAGACAACATGCTGTTTTCTAAATTGGTGGCTGCTTTGATCAAAGGTGAAATCACTGAGGACGAAGTTGTTGATAACGTCGTCTTGCTGGTGTTTGCAGCTCATGATACGACATCTTACGCCATCACAATGACTTTCAAGATGCTCGCAAATCACCCTGACTGTTACTCTCTGTTACTTAAAG AACATGAAGGTATTGCTAGCAACAAAAGGCCAGGTGAGGCTTTGACGTTCGAAGATGTGAAAAAAATGGAGTATACCTGGCAGGTAGCTCGTGAGACCATGCGACTAAACCCTCCTATCTTCGGATCCTTCAGAAAAGCCACAAATGACATTGAATTCGAAGGGATTACTATTCCCAGAGGCTGGAAG GTGCTTTGGACCACATATGGAACACATTATGATGAAAATTACTTTCCAGATCCGATGAGTTTCAACCCCAGCCGATTTGCAGATCCAGTTCAATCTTACTCTTATATACCCTTTGGTGGAGGACCAAGGTTGTGTGCAGGCTACCAGTTAGCAAAGCTCAACATTCTAGTACTTGTGCATTATGTTGTGACACGATATAACTGGTCGTTGGTCTACCCCGATGAGCCAATACTCATGGATCCGCTACCCTTTCCCTCGAAAGGGATGCCTATAAAAATTTCTCCaaaataa
- the LOC122610917 gene encoding taxadiene 5-alpha hydroxylase-like, with translation MATFIYSLLPSFFFIIILIYIIFYKPKQDTKLPSGQMGLPWIGETILFYRAQRKNQLFVNFFQPRIKKHGKIFKTKLMGSPTVVVNGAAANKFFMSNEFKLVVSSWPTSSVEMMGKNSIMEKQGDAHHCLRGIIASMLGPTGMQMMMPKTCISIQKHLQKNWENNEEISLHRSTKRLTFTIVLECLFGIGIEQETMIGIFECVLEGVLAAPINLPWTKFSRAKKARADIEKVLVDEVRRKQEAMESGKDEENGMLLSNLVAALIRGEITEAEVVDNVVLLVFAAHDTTSYAISMTFKMLANHPDCYSVLLKEHEEIARAKRPGETLNLEDVKKMEYTWQVARETMRLCPPIFGSFRKATTDIEFEGFIIPKGWKVLWTTYGTHYDEEYFPDPMSFNPSRFADLVQAYAFIPFGGGPRLCAGYQLAKLIILVFMHYVVTRYDWSLVYPDEPIVMDPLPFPSKGMPIKISPKSDN, from the exons ATGGCAACCTTCATATACTCACTATTaccttcatttttctttatcatCATTCTCATTTACATAATTTTCTATAAACCAAAACAGGACACCAAACTACCATCGGGCCAAATGGGTCTCCCTTGGATAGGAGAAACAATCCTGTTCTATAGAGCTCAACGAAAAAACCAACTTTTCGTTAACTTTTTTCAGCCAAGAATAAAAAAACATGGTAAAATCTTTAAGACTAAATTGATGGGATCACCGACCGTGGTGGTAAATGGGGCTGCGGCCAATAAGTTCTTCATGTCGAACGAGTTTAAATTGGTGGTTAGCTCATGGCCAACTTCATCAGTAGAAATGATGGGGAAGAACTCCATTATGGAGAAACAAGGAGATGCACACCATTGTCTTCGTGGGATCATTGCTTCAATGCTCGGCCCTACTGGCATGCAAATGATGATGCCAAAAACGTGCATCTCAATTCAGAAACACCTACAAAAGAACTGGGAAAACAATGAAGAAATTAGTCTACATCGGTCTACCAAAAGACTTACTTTCACTATAGTTCTTGAATGCTTGTTTGGGATTGGGATAGAGCAAGAGACGATGATTGGAATCTTTGAGTGTGTTCTAGAAGGTGTTTTAGCTGCTCCAATCAATCTCCCGTGGACTAAATTCTCAAGAGCTAAGAAAGCTAGAGCGGATATAGAGAAGGTACTCGTTGATGAGGTCAGAAGGAAGCAGGAAGCCATGGAAAGtggaaaagatgaagaaaacggCATGCTACTTTCTAATTTAGTTGCAGCTTTGATCAGAGGTGAAATTACAGAAGCAGAAGTTGTTGATAACgttgttttgttagtttttgcAGCTCACGATACAACTTCTTATGCGATCTCAATGACTTTCAAGATGCTAGCTAACCACCCGGATTGCTATTCTGTTCTCCTAAAAG AACATGAAGAAATTGCTAGAGCAAAAAGACCAGGTGAAACTTTAAATCTTGAAGATGTGAAGAAAATGGAGTATACCTGGCAAGTAGCACGTGAAACTATGCGACTCTGCCCTCCCATTTTCGGCTCATTCAGAAAAGCCACAACCGACATTGAGTTTGAAGGTTTTATTATTCCTAAAGGATGGAAGGTGCTTTGGACAACATATGGAACACATTATGATGAAGAATATTTTCCGGATCCAATGAGTTTTAATCCAAGTAGATTTGCAGATCTGGTTCAAGCTTATGCTTTTATACCATTTGGCGGCGGGCCAAGGCTATGTGCAGGGTATCAACTGGCAAAGCTAATTATTCTCGTGTTTATGCATTATGTCGTCACACGATATGATTGGTCATTAGTTTACCCCGACGAGCCAATAGTTATGGACCCTCTTCCCTTTCCTTCTAAAGGAATGCCTATAAAAATCTCTCCAAAATCTGATAATTAG